The genomic stretch AAGCTGTTTTATCGCGGTTTTCCTCGCCATCGCGTCGTAGTCCGTAACCCACGGGCCGAAGTTTGGAGATTTGGAACGCTTTCTTATCTTTTCAACGTCTCCCTTAGACATAACGAGGAACGAATAGCCTCCGTCTTTGAAATGCGCGACGGCGTACACGGCGGTTATTTCTCCCCTGTCTTGTGAGATGTTTGGAATGTGTCTGAGCTTTTCGGCTAAGCCGTATTCGAATTCGAATTCATCGTTTTCATGAACGGTGTGCGCGGAAATGGAAGTTATCTCACCCGATCTGCGCACAAGGTCGAGCATGCCTTTGTAGCCTATTTGAAGCTGGACTTCCATGGATTTCGTTTTTGAATTGTAATAGGGAATCAAATAGACGTGGCCAAGCGCGCCCGGCTCCAAGCCGAGTTGCGCCGCTGTCATTATGGCGCCTAAAAGAGAAGTGTTCGAACAGTTCAAAAGCTTTGGATTCTTTCTCATTTCCGTTAAAGCAATTCTCGCTATTCTGTCGGCGTCTAAATGTTTTGGAAGCGCGCGTTGAATTTCCGGCGCCATGCGTTTGAGCAAATCCTGAACGTTTTTATACGGGGACGGCTTTATTCCCGTTTTGACTTTCGTTGACAATTTATCTTTAACTTCTTTTGTGGTTGACATATTCTCACGCCTCCTTAATGGTTAACCTTCTGGCAGATGTTTCTTTCGTGTACGCTTTGTACAGATCCATATGATCTGATTTGAACTTCTTCGTGTCGAATCTTTTCGAAACAACCGACTTCCACATGATTATGTATTTGTCCGTTCGGGCCGTTTCGCTTTCTTTCATCATGGCCTTTATCTGGTTTTCTTTTTCGTTCTTCATCTGCGCGGGCTGTGTCGAAGGTGAGCTGAGTGAAAAGCTTGCTTTGAGCCGTTGCAAGACAAGCCAGTGAACACGCTGCGTGGTGAAAGAATAGAGGCGGAGTGTTCGCGAGCTGGATTTGCGAAAGATGCGTTTCTTTTTCTTGAGCTGATACGTGCGAGCGATGCACGGAGCGTACCTCATAATAGGTACTTTTGGCAAAATGGAACAAAGATCGAAGAACTTTTTAAATAATTAGAATAATTTTTGACTTTTTAATTTATTTTGTGCTAAAATTGGGCAAATTGGGGGGTACCTTTTAGATTTTTTGTCTTGTACTCGCTCGCTTCTAGTTCAAAGTAAAAAGAAGACCAGCAATTTTTTATTTCCTAGTCCAATATAATTTTCTTCTTATCCCCCATATATTTTTTAAAGGGGGAATTTCTGATCATGAACAGATACCGTTTCTTAGCATTAACGCTAAGTGTACTGCTTCTTGTTATCATTCTTTCAGGTTGTTTCATGTTCAAACCGGCAGCACCTTCCAATCTCACGGTTACCACCTTAAGCGCTTCATCCATAGAACTTTCATGGAGTGGAAATGGAGATAGCTTTATTATTTATAGAAGTACAAACAATTCAAATGATTTCACCGAGTTGGCAACTGTGAAAAGCAAATCATACATAGATAAATCACTTACACCGAACACCATTTATTATTATGAAGTAAGAGCGAAAAATGGCTTTGGAACATCTGAACCATCCAACCTAGCCTACGCGACGACCTTCCTCAATCCCCCCAACGCTCCTTTGCTGACGCTTACCAGCGTATCAACAGACACGGTAACGCTCGGATGGATCAAAAGCTCAACAGATGTTACCGGTTTTGAGATCTACAGGTCTTCATCGCTGAGTTCCTCGTTCACAAGGATCGCGACCATTACAAATACGGCAACTTATTATATCGACACGGATCTCGTGCCTTCCACGGCCTATTATTACAAGATGGACGCTTACAACTCTGGAGGAGTTTCGCCTTTCAGCACAATTGTCAAAGCCAAAACACAGCAGACGGTGCCATCCGCGCCAATTGGTCTCAAAGCCTTCACACTTACATCCGGAAGTATTAAGATTCAATGGACTCCGACATCTAACAATCAGCTTGGCTTTCACATATACAGATCCAAAACGTATTCGGGAACCTACACAAATGTCGCAGATGCCAATCCGTCACAGGATTCTTACGTAAACACCAATCTGAATTACAATTCGACTTATTATTACAAAGTAACCGCATTCAACCTTGCTGGTGAAAGTCCATCATCCGGTGTGGCCTCCGCAACGACACTTCAACAGGTGCCGTTCAATCCATACGATCTTCGTGTTACTTCCATATCCACCGACTCTATGACTCTGCAATGGAAGCCAGGATCGAATAACGAAGTGGGGTACAAAGTCTACAGATCCTCAACCTCAAAGGGATCTTTCACCCAGATTGCGACTCTGGATTACAACCATGTTTCGTACACGGATAGGGGCATAAACCCGGAGAACAATTATTACTACCGAGTGATCGCGTACAATTACGTTGGGAACTCGTATCCATCTAACACGGCATCGTTGAACCTCCAGCCGTCTACTCTGAAAATAACGGAAGCATCGACACACACGATGACGCTCGACTGGGCGGCCAACACAGTTAAAGGGATCTGGTTCCAGGTGTACAGATCCAACGGCGACGATACTAATTTCACACAGATAGCGACCTTCTCTGGGAACATTTTGACGATGACGGATCAAAATCTTTCTCCCAAGACAGTCTACTACTATGAGATAAGGACGTACGCCTTTGGCCACGAATCGGATATGTCAAACGAGGTGTACTCGGAGACAGTGCCGGTGCAGGTAGCTACCGTTACGACGGTCCTCGGGAACAAAACACTGACGAAGAATCTTGTAACGAAGGTGTCTCCAAACACGAACACGCTAACCTTCAAGAAATCGGCGATGACATCCTCCATCTCGAAAGGCTCAATACTGGTTTCTGGAATTTCGCCGAACACGCCGAATGGGATGCTCAGGAGAGTGGTGTCCGTGAGTCGAAACGGGAGCTTTGTCACGGTTAACACGGAGCCCACATACCTCGCGAGCGTGGTCAGGAACGGTTCTCTGGATGCAACCGTATCGATAAAACCGAACCAGGTCAAATCAGTGAGGGCACTTAGTGAGGGAGTCCACGTCAAGGACGCTTTTGACATTTCAATAGACGTTCCGATTTACGAAAAAAATGGCGCATCCGTAAAACTTCAAGGTGATATCTCAATATCCCCACAATTTCATTTAAGCGTAAGCATAGGGTTTTTCAAACTGATAGAATTCAGGTTCATAGCCGCTCTCAACGTGGACTCATCGATAGCGTTGACATCCGAAGCCGCACTTGAATTGAATAAAATGGTTCCGCTTGTCGAGTACACCCTTGGGGCCATAGATTTCCAGATAGGTCCTGTTCCGGTCATCATAACGCCAAAAATCGAGTTGTTTGTCGGAGTGGATGGCAAGGTTTCTTCCGAGTTGACATTTGGTGTCGGCGACAGCCTTAGCATGGGAGGCGGCTTTGATGACTACAAAGGAAGCTGGCATGCCATAAAATGGTTCGACAACAGCTTTTCAACCACAACCCCGACCGCGACGGATCTTGTTAAACTCAGTGCCCAGGCGTACGTGCAGGCTCAGCTGTCCTTCGACTTTTACGGTATGGCGGGCCCATACGTATACCTACAGGCTTACGCAGAAGCGGACGTTACACCGTTGAGTGATTATTGGCTTAACGTGTACGCGGGATTGGATGCCGGAGTGGGCGTTGAATTCGAAATCGGCGCACTCTTTCACCTTTCTTACCAGAAAACCCTGTACGATCACCAAATCACGATGTTTAGAAAACCGGCAGATCCGAAACCGCCGGAGAATCTGAGTTTAAAGGCTGGAAATTCCCCAGGTGTTTACAAGCTCTCATGGGAAGAAAGCTCAGGGAATGTGTCCGGTTTTAGAATATTGCACTCGACCGATGGGAAGAACTACACCGAAGTTGGGAATACGGGTGCCGGCAAATTCGGGGGAGTTTCAAATGTCAGATCTTACATTGTCTACCCTTCGGGGGGACTTAACTATTACAAAGTTTGCTCTTTCACGGCCGGTTTTGGCCCCAATTCCGATTCGACGTCTAAACCGTCGGATGCCGTGACGACATTTTACGTTAAGCCGCCCGATCCCTTGAAAATAACAACGTATTCAACGAACTCAATAACCATAGGGTGGCAGAACAACTCAAAGGTAGCTCAGGGCCTTGAGATTTTCAGGTCAATTCCCGGACATGCTTACACGATGATCGCTAAAGTTGGTCCTTCAGTCAGCTCCTACACCGATAAAGGTCTAGAATCAGGAGAGACTTACAGTTACCTCGTCAGAGCTTATGGATCGGGTGTGAATTCCATTTTCTCGAATTCCGTAAGCCAGCTTCTTCCACCAAAAAGGCCATCAAATCTCAAGGTGACAGGGTACGCGACACACACGATAAGCATATCCTGGACGGACACGCCATCGAAGAACGAAACTGGTATGAAAATATACAGATCAACCGATGGGATGAACTACACAGTTGTGGCCACTGAATCCAAGAATGTGACATCATTCAAAGATACAGGCCTTAACGGTAACTACACGTACACCTACAAGGTTAGAGCGTACAATCCGGCCGGGGTATCGGACTTCACAAACACGGTAACACAAGGGCTTCCTCCAAACGAGCCTTCCAACCTTCAAATAACCGCCCTTTCTTCGACAACAGCAACACTCGTATGGACGGACAACTCGAACAACGAAAATGGATTCAAAATCTATCGCTCGCTGTCG from Mesoaciditoga lauensis cd-1655R = DSM 25116 encodes the following:
- a CDS encoding fibronectin type III domain-containing protein, whose protein sequence is MNRYRFLALTLSVLLLVIILSGCFMFKPAAPSNLTVTTLSASSIELSWSGNGDSFIIYRSTNNSNDFTELATVKSKSYIDKSLTPNTIYYYEVRAKNGFGTSEPSNLAYATTFLNPPNAPLLTLTSVSTDTVTLGWIKSSTDVTGFEIYRSSSLSSSFTRIATITNTATYYIDTDLVPSTAYYYKMDAYNSGGVSPFSTIVKAKTQQTVPSAPIGLKAFTLTSGSIKIQWTPTSNNQLGFHIYRSKTYSGTYTNVADANPSQDSYVNTNLNYNSTYYYKVTAFNLAGESPSSGVASATTLQQVPFNPYDLRVTSISTDSMTLQWKPGSNNEVGYKVYRSSTSKGSFTQIATLDYNHVSYTDRGINPENNYYYRVIAYNYVGNSYPSNTASLNLQPSTLKITEASTHTMTLDWAANTVKGIWFQVYRSNGDDTNFTQIATFSGNILTMTDQNLSPKTVYYYEIRTYAFGHESDMSNEVYSETVPVQVATVTTVLGNKTLTKNLVTKVSPNTNTLTFKKSAMTSSISKGSILVSGISPNTPNGMLRRVVSVSRNGSFVTVNTEPTYLASVVRNGSLDATVSIKPNQVKSVRALSEGVHVKDAFDISIDVPIYEKNGASVKLQGDISISPQFHLSVSIGFFKLIEFRFIAALNVDSSIALTSEAALELNKMVPLVEYTLGAIDFQIGPVPVIITPKIELFVGVDGKVSSELTFGVGDSLSMGGGFDDYKGSWHAIKWFDNSFSTTTPTATDLVKLSAQAYVQAQLSFDFYGMAGPYVYLQAYAEADVTPLSDYWLNVYAGLDAGVGVEFEIGALFHLSYQKTLYDHQITMFRKPADPKPPENLSLKAGNSPGVYKLSWEESSGNVSGFRILHSTDGKNYTEVGNTGAGKFGGVSNVRSYIVYPSGGLNYYKVCSFTAGFGPNSDSTSKPSDAVTTFYVKPPDPLKITTYSTNSITIGWQNNSKVAQGLEIFRSIPGHAYTMIAKVGPSVSSYTDKGLESGETYSYLVRAYGSGVNSIFSNSVSQLLPPKRPSNLKVTGYATHTISISWTDTPSKNETGMKIYRSTDGMNYTVVATESKNVTSFKDTGLNGNYTYTYKVRAYNPAGVSDFTNTVTQGLPPNEPSNLQITALSSTTATLVWTDNSNNENGFKIYRSLSLEGPFTQVATATINATSYTETGLDNSGNIYYYKIAAYDQRGNSDYSNIFSTNQGSPLTPSNFEIPSYSDNSITLRWTNNSANQTSIGIYKSTNGTDFATLTVLHIANAVSYTDTGLSQYTEYYYKVREWNQYGSSGFTDTTSATTMIYVGLDHMQYQENPPAQDVNVPVKPCFGWEEFFVIHDNNTIIPQEGAKFDLYVGTNSNPTTLFASNLTSSSSGMVNIGGPQGSYHYNIQRPLNYGTVYYWKVVAKAGKGIATSAVYSFTTQGLMWRIKIGSNLKGSPAIGSDGTVYIGSDTGYLYAINPDGSVDWKCDLGSPIYTSPAIASDGTVYVGTNSGLLYAINSDGTIKWQYQVQAEYDNTTTNMAITAGPTIDSEGAAVYVASANGDVFSINTANGHENWKYSTGSSMGGNPIYGSPSIGANNKLYVAANNGKLYALSTADGSLSWSYTYSTSPGQGSFSCPAVGNNGDVYFGSFNDNFYVMNSQTGTPLKTLAVNSYVTSSPAIESDYPNLVFYFTASDGSLYKYDIANGNTQYQQIKIGDHYRVNLSSPTIGADGMVYVGGINDEARKSYLYAINPDGTIKWKSQVGVNAPAITSPTLGNGVLYFTANDGYIYALKTSSSGVDTNAPWPMYMHDPEHTSSNP
- the recT gene encoding recombination protein RecT; translation: MSTTKEVKDKLSTKVKTGIKPSPYKNVQDLLKRMAPEIQRALPKHLDADRIARIALTEMRKNPKLLNCSNTSLLGAIMTAAQLGLEPGALGHVYLIPYYNSKTKSMEVQLQIGYKGMLDLVRRSGEITSISAHTVHENDEFEFEYGLAEKLRHIPNISQDRGEITAVYAVAHFKDGGYSFLVMSKGDVEKIRKRSKSPNFGPWVTDYDAMARKTAIKQLCKYLPISVEIQKAIAADETTKRGISQDMVEDIPDETDWEVIQANYESVPEENETNDKEEEEGTKNVEVEKVEKAEVTSNSISTVKKIYRALESMSKDEKKRKMNEIKEKYNVKSLALLSEEQAKEALKSLE